A region of the Muricauda sp. MAR_2010_75 genome:
TTAAAGAAGAAGGGACCATTTTGGTGGTGGATTTGGCCAAACCCGTTCCCTCCGGCGGTAAAACAACCTTGGAAATGACCTTTAAAGGGCAAGTTCCGTTACAGATTCGCCGTTCTGGAAGAAATAGTAGTGAAGGTGTGGCCCTTTCCATGAGCCAATGGTACCCCAAGCTTTCCGAATACGATTATGAAGGTTGGCATCCCAATCCGTACATTGCCCGCGAGTTTCACGGCGTGTGGGGTAATTTTGATGTAAAACTCACTTTAGATAAGGATTACACGGTTGGTGGAACCGGTTATTTGCAGAATCCCCAAGAGATTGGTCATGGGTATGAAACTCCCGGAACCGTGGTAAAAACCAAGGGCAAGACCCTTACTTGGCATTTTGTGGCCCCAAATGTGCACGATTTTATGTGGGCCGCGGATCCAGAATATATTCATGATACGGTAGAAATGGAAGACGGACCGACCCTTCATTTTTATTACAAGAACAACCCAGAAATCATTGAAAACTGGAAAAAATTGCAGCCCAAAACAGAAGAGGCCATGCGCTTTTTCAGCAAAAACATTGGAAAATACCCGTATGAGCAATACTCCGTGGTACAGGGAGGTGATGGCGGCATGGAATATGCCATGAGCACCCTGGTTACCGGTAACCGTGAATTCAGTAGTTTGGTTGGGGTCATGGTACACGAAATGGCGCATTCCTGGTTTCAACATGTTTTGGCGACCAACGAATCCGAGCATGAATGGATGGATGAGGGTTTCACCACCTTCATCAGCAGTCTTTGCATGAATGAAATTATGGAACAGAACAAGCAAAATCCGTTCGAAGGTTCCTACAAAGGCTACTACGCTTTGGTAAACTCGGGTCTGGAAAAACCCCAGACCACGCATGCGGACCGTTATACCACCAATTTCGCCTATGGCATCTCGGCCTATAGCAAGGGAGCCATATTTTTGTCGCAATTGGGGTATGTTATCGGCCAGGACAAGCTGATGGAAACCATTAGAACATATTTTGAAGATTTCAAGTTCAAGCACCCAGTGCCCAATGATGTTATCCGTACTGCCGAAAAAGTTTCCGGTATGCATTTGGATTGGTATCTCACCGATTGGACCAAGACCACAAACACCATAGATTATGGCATACAAAATGTTATTGCTGATGGTGACAAAACCAAAGTAAGCCTTGAGCGAATTGGGGAAATGCCAATGCCCCTGGATATTTTGGTGGTGGGTGCCGATGGTACCCAAAGCACGTACTATATTCCATTACGGATGATGTATGGGGAAAAATCGAATCCATATACCAATTTGGACAGAACCGAGTTGGAAGATTGGCCTTGGGCAAATCCTTCCTATGAATTTACCATAGATATGCCCATGGAAAATGTAACGGCCATTGTAATAGACCCCTCCCAACTCATGGCCGATGTGGACGGGGAGAACAATATATACCAGTCTAATCCTTAGGTTTCAAAACTATTCCTTGACAGTAATGTCCTCCATAACCCGCTACCCAAAAAAAGAAAAACTCAAGAGCAAAGTGCTTTTTGAGGCTCTTTTTGCAGAAGGTAAAAGCGTTTCCCATTTTCCTTTGAAGTTGATCTATCTCAACACAAACTTTGATGATGGTTCCAAAATTAAGGTGGGCGTGGTGGCTCCAAAGAAAAAATTTAAAAATGCCGTTGACCGCAATCGCATAAAACGACTTTTACGTGAAGCCTATCGACTTAACAAAGCCCTTATTTTTAACAACATAGAGGGCAACTTTGCGTTCTTAATTTTATACCTTGGTAATAAGATGCCCGTTTACGCTGATATAGAAAGTGCTATGAAGCAACTTATGGAAGGCTTCCTAAAAAAAGAATCCCATGAAAAAATTGATTAAAAAACAGGTTGTCATCCCCATTTTGGCCGTTGCCGTTTTAATTGGGGCAAGTAGTTTCAGTATTAAAAGTGATTTCTTTGAGATTGCAAAGCAAATTGAAATTTTCACTACGCTCTTCAAGGAATTGAACATGAATTATGTGGATGAGACCAATCCCGCAGAGCTCATGGATTCTGCCATCAAAAGCATGCTGGACGAGCTTGACCCCTATACCCGTTTTTTGAACGAGCAAGATGTGGAAACCTACAGAATCAACAATGCGGGGGAGTATTCCGGAATAGGGGCTTTAGTTCGCTCTTATGAAAGCA
Encoded here:
- a CDS encoding M1 family metallopeptidase is translated as MKRLLSFFFTTVSGISLLIAQNNSYWQQHVDYTMDVNMDVKTYQYTGTQKLVYTNNSPDVLDRVFYHLYYNAFQPGSEMDIRLQNIKDPDNRMMENGVSRISTLSESEMGYLHAETLTQDGQAVSFKEEGTILVVDLAKPVPSGGKTTLEMTFKGQVPLQIRRSGRNSSEGVALSMSQWYPKLSEYDYEGWHPNPYIAREFHGVWGNFDVKLTLDKDYTVGGTGYLQNPQEIGHGYETPGTVVKTKGKTLTWHFVAPNVHDFMWAADPEYIHDTVEMEDGPTLHFYYKNNPEIIENWKKLQPKTEEAMRFFSKNIGKYPYEQYSVVQGGDGGMEYAMSTLVTGNREFSSLVGVMVHEMAHSWFQHVLATNESEHEWMDEGFTTFISSLCMNEIMEQNKQNPFEGSYKGYYALVNSGLEKPQTTHADRYTTNFAYGISAYSKGAIFLSQLGYVIGQDKLMETIRTYFEDFKFKHPVPNDVIRTAEKVSGMHLDWYLTDWTKTTNTIDYGIQNVIADGDKTKVSLERIGEMPMPLDILVVGADGTQSTYYIPLRMMYGEKSNPYTNLDRTELEDWPWANPSYEFTIDMPMENVTAIVIDPSQLMADVDGENNIYQSNP
- the rnpA gene encoding ribonuclease P protein component, with the translated sequence MSSITRYPKKEKLKSKVLFEALFAEGKSVSHFPLKLIYLNTNFDDGSKIKVGVVAPKKKFKNAVDRNRIKRLLREAYRLNKALIFNNIEGNFAFLILYLGNKMPVYADIESAMKQLMEGFLKKESHEKID